The Corallococcus soli genome includes a window with the following:
- a CDS encoding GNAT family N-acetyltransferase, which yields MIRRIETFSQEEQDCAIELVDTALTAGNRDYSILVADRGQEGGIVGYACYGPTPMTENAFDLYWIASSPEVRGQGIGAQLISSMEGDLRRRKARLIRVETSATEAYGPTRGFYASMKYGEEARLRDFYKQGDDLIILTKRL from the coding sequence TTGATCCGGCGAATCGAAACCTTCTCGCAGGAGGAGCAGGACTGCGCCATCGAGCTGGTTGACACCGCGCTCACCGCGGGCAACCGGGACTACTCCATCCTCGTGGCGGACCGCGGGCAGGAAGGCGGCATCGTCGGGTACGCGTGCTACGGCCCGACGCCCATGACGGAGAACGCCTTCGACCTGTACTGGATCGCCTCCTCGCCGGAAGTGCGCGGCCAGGGCATTGGCGCCCAGCTCATCTCCTCCATGGAGGGCGACCTGCGCCGCCGCAAGGCGCGGCTCATCCGCGTGGAGACGAGCGCCACGGAGGCCTACGGCCCCACGCGCGGCTTCTACGCGTCCATGAAGTACGGGGAAGAGGCGCGCCTGCGGGATTTCTACAAGCAGGGCGACGACCTCATCATCCTGACGAAGCGCCTGTAG
- a CDS encoding transglutaminase-like domain-containing protein codes for MRRTRLGLLSLLALLTGAPAPAWAQAPSSAALKSQAKAAATQAQQQAPASQAQELSDALKAPRPKGGEYFGLYLMDKKVGWFFTDLTALPGGKAQSINELIFKAQVGTRVSERVHREVRVYEAKPGGRLLSFTVTQRGDGGDQELVGTATADGLRVVRKRPGQPEEVLKPMPAPKETVDDADQARVALLRGKKVEGVLLDGTDLEGYRTVTTVEAPEEQVLGGVKVKLARVSTLSDKEKVPVAAFLTTDGKMVRVDFGQTMQARAESESVAKRMDLVEVFGLTRVVLPKPLPAKAREVPGQVTLVMKNLPAKFQQDTYRQKYKPLPDGRVEVTLMAAPPAPKGRKPRPVADPDGGANLKSTLAVESEAPAIVAQARSIIREEKDAYTAARMLSAWVYSNLQKDYGASADRATDVLRQKKGDCTEHSLLTVAMMRASGIPARRVDGVIYMVNADGVPALYWHEWVEAWVGEWTQLDPTFNQPVADATHFAVGYEGNAEITPLIGSLQVTDVK; via the coding sequence ATGCGACGCACCCGTCTGGGATTGTTGAGCCTGCTCGCCCTGCTGACGGGGGCACCCGCCCCCGCCTGGGCCCAGGCCCCCTCCTCCGCCGCGCTGAAGTCCCAGGCGAAGGCCGCGGCGACCCAGGCGCAGCAGCAGGCTCCTGCCTCGCAGGCCCAGGAGCTCTCCGACGCGCTGAAGGCCCCGCGCCCCAAGGGCGGCGAGTACTTCGGCCTGTACCTGATGGACAAGAAGGTGGGCTGGTTCTTCACTGACTTGACGGCGCTGCCGGGCGGCAAGGCGCAGAGCATCAACGAGCTCATCTTCAAGGCGCAGGTGGGCACGCGCGTGTCGGAGCGCGTGCACCGCGAGGTGCGCGTCTACGAAGCGAAGCCGGGCGGGCGCCTCCTGTCCTTCACCGTCACCCAGCGCGGGGACGGCGGGGACCAGGAGCTGGTGGGCACGGCCACGGCGGACGGGCTGCGCGTGGTGCGCAAGCGCCCGGGCCAGCCGGAGGAGGTGCTCAAGCCGATGCCCGCGCCCAAGGAGACGGTGGACGACGCGGACCAGGCGCGCGTGGCGCTCCTGCGCGGCAAGAAGGTGGAGGGCGTGCTGCTGGACGGCACCGACCTGGAGGGCTACCGCACCGTCACCACGGTGGAGGCCCCGGAGGAGCAGGTGCTGGGCGGCGTGAAGGTGAAGCTCGCGCGCGTGAGCACGCTGTCCGACAAGGAGAAGGTGCCGGTGGCGGCCTTCCTGACGACGGACGGGAAGATGGTGCGCGTGGACTTCGGCCAGACGATGCAGGCGCGCGCCGAGTCCGAGTCCGTGGCCAAGCGCATGGACCTGGTGGAGGTGTTCGGCCTCACGCGCGTGGTGCTGCCGAAGCCGCTGCCCGCGAAGGCGCGCGAGGTCCCCGGGCAGGTGACGCTGGTGATGAAGAACCTGCCGGCGAAGTTCCAGCAGGACACGTACCGGCAGAAGTACAAGCCGCTGCCGGATGGCCGCGTGGAGGTGACGCTGATGGCGGCGCCGCCCGCGCCCAAGGGCCGCAAGCCCCGGCCGGTGGCGGACCCCGACGGCGGGGCGAACCTCAAGTCCACGCTCGCGGTGGAGTCCGAGGCGCCGGCCATCGTCGCGCAGGCCAGGAGCATCATCCGGGAAGAGAAGGACGCGTACACGGCGGCGCGGATGCTGTCCGCGTGGGTGTACAGCAACCTGCAGAAGGACTACGGCGCCAGCGCGGACCGGGCCACGGACGTGCTGCGCCAGAAGAAGGGCGACTGCACGGAGCACTCGCTGCTCACGGTGGCCATGATGCGCGCGTCCGGCATCCCCGCGCGGCGCGTGGACGGCGTCATCTACATGGTGAACGCCGACGGCGTGCCCGCGCTGTACTGGCACGAGTGGGTGGAGGCCTGGGTGGGCGAGTGGACCCAGTTGGACCCCACCTTCAACCAGCCCGTCGCGGACGCCACGCACTTCGCCGTGGGCTACGAGGGGAACGCTGAAATCACGCCGCTCATCGGTTCGCTCCAGGTCACCGACGTGAAGTAG
- a CDS encoding ArnT family glycosyltransferase → MRACVALVALGMGVRLALALGTDVYFDEAYYWQWARHLAWGYFDHPPLVAWLIAALGVRGTALLCGLGTGAAVWGLARDVYGSKDVAWRALALWSVVPVGIISGVWATPDSPMLLFWALGLWALYREKWVLAGLTCGLALLSKYPSVLLGLAFMLAALRARRLPAGAWLTAGLGLLCFLPVVLWNASHEWVGFAFQLNHGLGGSGGWKTFGEFLAGQLAMGGPLLFPLALVYAVRGPREQFLLRMAALVPLVFFGYAAARTRGEANWPAAAYLAACIGVAGMKHPWQRGTAWSGALISLAVASHLLFPVLTFERDVLLSRTHGWGPLERLSAPEQLFAGMTPGPTAVYAPTYQMASQVAYFAGVETDTVGPARRKSQYDVWPPLELKPGQDVLWCSENGAPPPEELAQRFGSVEGPVEFAGDFRGRRLHTFTVWRLSGTNPRD, encoded by the coding sequence ATGAGGGCCTGTGTCGCCCTGGTGGCGCTGGGCATGGGGGTGCGGCTGGCCCTGGCGCTGGGCACGGACGTCTACTTCGACGAGGCCTATTACTGGCAGTGGGCGCGGCACCTCGCGTGGGGGTACTTCGACCACCCGCCGCTGGTGGCGTGGCTCATCGCCGCGCTGGGCGTCCGGGGCACCGCGCTCCTGTGCGGCCTGGGCACGGGCGCGGCGGTGTGGGGGCTCGCGCGGGACGTCTACGGCTCCAAGGACGTGGCGTGGCGCGCGCTGGCCCTGTGGAGCGTGGTGCCGGTGGGCATCATCTCCGGGGTCTGGGCCACGCCCGACTCGCCCATGCTGCTGTTCTGGGCGCTGGGGCTGTGGGCGCTGTACCGCGAGAAGTGGGTGCTGGCGGGCCTGACGTGTGGCCTGGCGTTGTTGTCCAAGTACCCGTCCGTGCTGCTGGGGCTGGCGTTCATGCTGGCGGCGCTGCGGGCACGGAGGCTGCCGGCGGGCGCGTGGCTCACGGCGGGGTTGGGGCTGCTGTGCTTCCTGCCGGTGGTGCTGTGGAACGCGAGCCACGAATGGGTGGGCTTCGCGTTCCAGTTGAACCACGGCCTGGGTGGCAGCGGCGGTTGGAAGACGTTCGGGGAGTTCCTGGCGGGGCAGCTCGCGATGGGCGGGCCGCTGCTGTTCCCGCTGGCGCTGGTGTACGCGGTGCGGGGGCCGCGCGAGCAGTTCCTGCTGCGCATGGCGGCGTTGGTGCCGCTGGTGTTCTTCGGCTACGCGGCGGCGCGCACGCGGGGCGAGGCCAACTGGCCGGCGGCGGCGTACCTGGCGGCGTGCATCGGCGTCGCGGGCATGAAGCACCCTTGGCAGCGGGGCACGGCGTGGAGCGGAGCGCTCATCTCGCTCGCGGTGGCGTCGCACCTGCTGTTCCCGGTGCTGACGTTCGAGCGGGACGTGCTGCTGTCACGGACGCACGGCTGGGGCCCGCTGGAGCGGCTGTCCGCGCCCGAGCAGCTCTTTGCCGGCATGACGCCGGGCCCCACGGCGGTGTACGCGCCGACGTACCAGATGGCCTCGCAGGTGGCGTACTTCGCGGGTGTGGAGACGGACACCGTGGGCCCGGCCCGGCGCAAGAGCCAGTACGACGTCTGGCCCCCGCTGGAGCTGAAGCCCGGGCAGGACGTGCTGTGGTGTTCGGAGAACGGCGCGCCTCCGCCGGAGGAACTGGCCCAGCGCTTCGGTTCGGTGGAGGGCCCGGTGGAGTTCGCGGGCGACTTCCGGGGCCGGAGGCTGCACACGTTCACGGTGTGGCGGCTGAGCGGGACCAATCCCAGAGACTGA
- a CDS encoding D-alanine--D-alanine ligase family protein, which produces MHIILLHNRDHELLEEDPGREAREDVVRVAESLAQALSRDGVVAEPLAIEGDRLDFVEALRFLQPDLVVNLCESLAADSRGEMAIPCLLDALGLPYTGSSALSLGLALHKPKAKELLRANGVSTPASCVVRRREDALAVDLPWPLIVKPAREDASVGMDFDSVVTERAALVRACEAVLKTFHQPALVEQYIPGREIYVPLLGNSPRQALPLTEIHFGHAFDDRPNIVSYRAKWEVESPEYRDSTSGPCKLDAVQEARCVQTALEAFAALDCQDYGRVDLRVSPEGVPYVIDINPNCDLHPGAGFAKAAQAAGMDYATLASRIVEVALERAHGNPHTRKKGPGTARRVDPANRNLLAGGAGLRHRAG; this is translated from the coding sequence ATGCACATCATCCTGCTGCACAATCGTGACCACGAGCTGCTCGAAGAAGACCCGGGGCGCGAAGCCCGCGAGGACGTGGTCCGGGTGGCCGAAAGCCTGGCCCAGGCGCTGAGCCGGGACGGGGTGGTCGCCGAGCCGCTCGCCATCGAAGGGGACCGGCTGGACTTCGTGGAGGCCCTGCGCTTCCTCCAGCCCGACCTCGTGGTGAACCTGTGCGAGTCGCTGGCCGCCGACAGCCGCGGGGAGATGGCCATCCCCTGCCTGCTGGACGCGCTGGGGCTGCCGTACACCGGCTCGTCCGCCCTGTCGCTGGGGCTGGCGCTGCACAAGCCCAAGGCGAAGGAGCTGCTGCGCGCCAACGGCGTCTCCACGCCCGCCTCCTGCGTGGTGCGCCGCCGCGAGGACGCCCTGGCGGTGGACCTGCCCTGGCCCCTCATCGTGAAGCCCGCCCGCGAGGACGCCAGCGTGGGCATGGACTTCGACTCCGTCGTGACGGAGCGGGCCGCCCTGGTGCGGGCGTGCGAGGCGGTGCTCAAGACCTTCCACCAGCCCGCGCTGGTGGAGCAGTACATCCCGGGGCGGGAAATCTACGTGCCGTTGTTGGGCAACAGCCCGCGACAGGCGCTGCCGCTCACGGAGATCCACTTCGGCCACGCGTTCGACGACCGTCCGAACATCGTGTCGTACCGGGCCAAGTGGGAGGTGGAGTCGCCGGAGTACCGGGACTCGACCTCCGGGCCGTGCAAGCTCGACGCAGTGCAGGAAGCCCGTTGCGTCCAGACGGCGCTGGAAGCATTTGCAGCGCTGGACTGCCAGGACTATGGACGCGTGGACCTTCGGGTGTCGCCCGAGGGTGTGCCGTACGTCATCGACATCAACCCCAACTGCGACCTTCACCCGGGCGCGGGGTTCGCGAAGGCGGCGCAGGCCGCTGGGATGGACTACGCGACCCTGGCCTCACGAATCGTGGAGGTCGCTCTCGAAAGAGCCCATGGAAATCCGCACACTCGAAAGAAAGGACCGGGAACCGCTCGTCGCGTTGATCCGGCGAATCGAAACCTTCTCGCAGGAGGAGCAGGACTGCGCCATCGAGCTGGTTGA
- a CDS encoding thioredoxin domain-containing protein gives MAVHPPSGSTNRLAQEPSPYLRQHATNPVDWHPWGDEALALARAQNKPILLSVGYSACHWCHVMAHESFESPDTARLMNDGFINIKVDREERPDLDQIYQGVVQLMGQGGGWPLTVFLTPDLRPFYGGTYFPPEDRYGRPGFPRLLTALRDAWENKADEIEEQARRFQEGLGELSSHGLDATPGHLSAEDVVAMGHAMAKRMDPVHGGFGGAPKFPNPMNVALLLRAWRRGAGEPLKAAVFRTLERMASGGLYDQLGGGFHRYSVDERWLVPHFEKMLYDNAQLLHLYAEAEQVESRPLWRKVVEETVDYVRREMTDPAGGFYATQDADSEGEEGKFFVWRPEEVRAVLSPSQADTVLRHYGITPQGNFEHGATVLEVVVPVETIATEQGRPVEAVQAELAEARRLLFAAREQRVKPGRDDKILAGWNGLMIRGLALAARVFDRPDWAKLASNAADFVLANLWDGTRLLRSHQDGKGRIDGFLEDYGDLASGLTALYQATFDAKYLDAADALVHRAVALFWDEEKHAYLSAPRGQKDLVVAAYSLFDNAFPSGASTLTEAQVALAALTGDVAHLEHPEHYVAKLRDQLVRNPLGYGHLGLAADSLLDGASGVTFAGTRAAVAPLLAAANRTYAPAFSFGWNDTSAPPPARLQELFEGRDPVEGQGAAYLCRGFVCERPVTDPATLAERLVATPGH, from the coding sequence ATGGCCGTACATCCCCCCTCTGGCTCCACCAACCGGCTCGCCCAGGAGCCCTCGCCCTACCTGCGCCAGCACGCCACCAATCCCGTGGACTGGCACCCGTGGGGCGACGAGGCCCTGGCCCTGGCCCGCGCCCAGAACAAGCCCATCCTGCTCTCCGTGGGCTACTCCGCGTGCCACTGGTGCCACGTCATGGCGCACGAGTCCTTCGAGTCCCCCGACACCGCGCGCCTGATGAACGACGGCTTCATCAACATCAAGGTCGACCGCGAGGAGCGCCCGGACCTGGATCAGATCTACCAGGGCGTCGTGCAGCTCATGGGGCAGGGCGGAGGCTGGCCCCTCACCGTGTTCCTCACGCCCGACCTGCGCCCCTTCTACGGTGGCACCTACTTCCCCCCCGAGGACCGCTACGGCCGCCCCGGCTTCCCCCGCCTCCTCACCGCGCTGCGCGACGCGTGGGAGAACAAGGCGGACGAAATCGAGGAGCAGGCCCGCCGCTTCCAGGAGGGCCTGGGCGAGCTGTCCTCACACGGTCTGGACGCCACCCCCGGCCACCTGTCCGCCGAGGACGTCGTCGCCATGGGTCACGCCATGGCGAAGCGCATGGACCCGGTGCACGGCGGCTTCGGCGGCGCGCCCAAGTTCCCCAACCCCATGAACGTGGCGCTGCTGCTGCGCGCGTGGCGTCGCGGCGCCGGTGAGCCCCTGAAGGCGGCCGTGTTCCGCACGCTGGAGCGCATGGCGTCGGGCGGCCTCTACGACCAGCTGGGCGGAGGCTTCCATCGCTACTCGGTGGACGAGCGGTGGCTCGTGCCCCACTTCGAGAAGATGCTCTACGACAACGCCCAGCTCCTGCACCTGTACGCGGAAGCCGAGCAGGTGGAGTCGCGTCCCCTGTGGCGCAAGGTCGTGGAGGAGACCGTCGACTACGTGCGCCGCGAGATGACCGACCCGGCCGGCGGCTTCTACGCCACGCAGGACGCGGACAGCGAGGGCGAGGAGGGGAAGTTCTTCGTCTGGCGCCCGGAGGAGGTCCGCGCGGTGCTCTCCCCCAGCCAGGCCGACACCGTGCTGCGCCACTACGGCATCACCCCGCAGGGCAACTTCGAACACGGCGCCACCGTGCTGGAGGTCGTCGTCCCCGTGGAGACGATCGCGACCGAGCAGGGCCGCCCCGTGGAGGCGGTGCAGGCGGAGCTGGCCGAAGCGCGCCGCCTCCTCTTCGCCGCGCGCGAGCAGCGCGTGAAGCCGGGCCGCGACGACAAGATCCTCGCGGGCTGGAACGGGCTGATGATCCGCGGCCTCGCGCTCGCCGCGCGCGTCTTCGACCGCCCGGACTGGGCGAAGCTCGCGTCCAACGCGGCGGACTTCGTGCTCGCGAACCTGTGGGACGGCACGCGGCTGCTCCGCTCGCACCAGGACGGCAAGGGCCGCATCGACGGCTTCCTGGAGGACTACGGCGACCTCGCCTCGGGCCTCACCGCGCTCTATCAGGCCACCTTCGACGCGAAGTACCTGGACGCCGCGGACGCGCTCGTGCACCGCGCGGTGGCGCTCTTCTGGGACGAGGAGAAGCACGCGTACCTGTCAGCGCCCCGGGGACAGAAGGACCTGGTGGTGGCGGCCTACTCCCTCTTCGACAACGCCTTCCCGTCCGGGGCCTCCACGCTGACCGAGGCGCAGGTGGCGCTCGCGGCGCTCACGGGGGACGTGGCCCACCTGGAGCACCCGGAGCACTACGTGGCCAAGCTGAGGGATCAGCTCGTGCGCAACCCGCTGGGCTACGGGCACCTGGGGCTCGCCGCGGACTCGCTGCTGGACGGCGCGTCCGGCGTCACCTTCGCGGGCACGCGCGCCGCAGTGGCGCCGCTGCTGGCCGCCGCGAACCGCACCTACGCCCCCGCGTTCTCCTTCGGGTGGAACGACACCAGCGCTCCACCGCCCGCGCGCCTCCAGGAGCTCTTTGAAGGGCGCGATCCGGTGGAAGGGCAGGGCGCGGCGTACCTCTGCCGCGGCTTCGTCTGCGAGCGGCCCGTGACGGACCCGGCCACGCTCGCGGAGCGCCTGGTGGCGACCCCGGGCCACTGA